The following proteins come from a genomic window of Mycobacterium sp. DL:
- a CDS encoding thiolase domain-containing protein, whose product MALGEEVAVVGFAHAPHVRRTDGTTNGVEMLMPCFAEIYAELGLKQTDIGFWCSGSSDYLAGRAFSFISAIDSIGAVPPINESHVEMDAAWALYEAYIKLLTGEIDTALVYGFGKSSAGILRRVLALQTDPYTVAPLWPDSVSMAGLQARFGLDSGKWTAEQMAQVALDAMAAAPRTDSVEPASSIEELLERPYFADPLRRHDIAPITDGASAIVLASGDRARELRERPAWITGIEHRIETPVLGARDLTTSPSTAASARAATGGDASSIEIAEIYAPFSHQQLILKEAIGLNGSTRINPSGGVLAANPMFSAGLERIGFAARHIFEGNASRVLAHATSGPVLQQNLVAVLEGK is encoded by the coding sequence ATGGCTTTGGGAGAAGAAGTTGCCGTCGTCGGGTTCGCGCACGCACCACATGTGCGACGCACCGACGGGACCACCAATGGCGTCGAGATGTTGATGCCGTGTTTCGCAGAGATCTACGCCGAGCTGGGACTCAAACAGACCGACATCGGCTTCTGGTGCTCGGGTTCGTCGGATTACCTTGCCGGCCGGGCATTCTCGTTCATCTCCGCCATCGACTCCATCGGTGCGGTGCCACCGATCAACGAGTCTCACGTGGAGATGGACGCAGCCTGGGCCCTGTACGAGGCCTACATCAAGCTGCTGACCGGTGAGATCGACACCGCACTGGTGTACGGCTTCGGCAAGTCCTCGGCGGGCATTCTGCGCCGGGTTCTGGCGCTGCAGACCGATCCCTACACCGTCGCCCCGCTGTGGCCCGACTCGGTCAGCATGGCCGGCCTGCAGGCCCGGTTCGGGCTGGACTCGGGTAAGTGGACCGCCGAGCAGATGGCCCAGGTGGCGCTCGACGCCATGGCGGCCGCCCCGCGGACGGACTCGGTGGAACCGGCAAGCAGCATCGAGGAACTGCTGGAACGGCCGTATTTCGCAGATCCGTTGCGCCGCCACGACATCGCGCCGATCACCGATGGCGCCTCGGCGATCGTGCTGGCCTCCGGAGACCGCGCCCGCGAGTTGCGGGAGCGCCCGGCCTGGATCACCGGGATCGAGCACCGGATCGAAACGCCCGTACTCGGCGCCCGCGACCTGACGACGTCACCGTCCACGGCGGCCTCGGCGCGCGCCGCCACCGGTGGGGACGCCTCCTCCATCGAGATCGCCGAGATCTATGCCCCGTTCAGCCATCAGCAGCTGATCCTCAAAGAGGCGATCGGGCTCAACGGATCCACCCGGATCAACCCATCCGGCGGAGTGCTCGCCGCCAACCCGATGTTCTCTGCGGGTCTGGAGCGGATCGGCTTCGCCGCCCGACACATCTTCGAGGGCAACGCTTCCCGCGTTCTGGCTCATGCCACCAGCGGGCCTGTGCTGCAACAGAACCTGGTCGCCGTGCTGGAGGGGAAGTAG
- a CDS encoding OB-fold nucleic acid binding domain-containing protein — MTTSQSSPVQIDPHEPPLSAPLRLSFDYTRSVGPLLGEFFTALRERRIVGVRGSDGRVHVPPAEYDPVTYEALTEVVPVAAVGTVLSWTWQSEPLEGQPLDRPFAWALILLDGADTPMLHAVDAGSSDAISTGARVHAHWADETVGAITDIAYFALGDEEEDVPPPAEGLDPVTLQVSPSSIEIQHTASRPESAFLRALENGKLLGGRTGAGGKVYFPAREADPATGQQLDEFIELSDAGTVTTFAIINIPFAGQRIKPPYVAAYVLLDGADIPVLHLVADIAADEVRMGMRVKAVWKPREEWGLGIDNIEYFRPTGEPDADYDTYKKHL, encoded by the coding sequence GTGACCACCAGCCAAAGCAGCCCGGTGCAGATCGATCCCCATGAGCCGCCACTTTCGGCGCCACTGAGGCTGTCATTCGACTACACCCGTTCAGTAGGACCACTCCTCGGCGAGTTCTTCACCGCTCTGCGCGAGCGACGCATTGTCGGGGTGCGCGGGTCGGATGGCCGCGTCCACGTTCCGCCCGCTGAGTATGACCCCGTCACCTACGAAGCCCTGACCGAGGTCGTCCCGGTGGCCGCCGTCGGCACGGTGCTGTCGTGGACGTGGCAGTCCGAGCCACTGGAGGGTCAGCCACTGGATCGTCCGTTCGCCTGGGCGCTGATCCTGCTCGACGGGGCCGACACCCCCATGCTGCACGCCGTCGATGCGGGTTCATCGGATGCCATCAGCACCGGCGCGCGGGTGCATGCGCACTGGGCGGACGAGACGGTCGGTGCGATCACCGACATCGCGTACTTCGCCCTCGGCGACGAGGAAGAGGACGTCCCTCCCCCGGCGGAAGGACTCGACCCGGTGACCCTCCAGGTCTCGCCGAGCAGCATCGAGATCCAGCACACGGCGTCGCGTCCGGAGAGCGCCTTCCTGCGCGCGCTGGAGAACGGCAAGCTCCTGGGTGGCCGGACAGGCGCTGGCGGCAAGGTGTACTTCCCTGCGCGGGAAGCGGATCCGGCGACGGGCCAGCAGCTCGACGAGTTCATCGAGCTCTCCGACGCGGGCACGGTCACGACGTTCGCGATCATCAACATCCCCTTCGCCGGGCAGCGGATCAAGCCGCCCTACGTCGCGGCCTACGTGCTGCTCGACGGCGCGGACATCCCGGTGCTGCACCTTGTCGCGGATATCGCCGCCGACGAGGTCCGGATGGGAATGCGGGTGAAAGCCGTGTGGAAACCCCGCGAAGAGTGGGGTCTCGGTATCGACAACATCGAGTACTTCCGGCCGACGGGTGAGCCCGACGCCGACTACGACACCTACAAGAAGCACCTGTAA
- a CDS encoding LLM class F420-dependent oxidoreductase → MKLGLQLGYWGAQPPTNHAELVATAEEVGFDTVFTAEAWGSDAYTPLAWWGRETTRMRLGTSVIQLSARTPTACAMAALTLDHLSGGRHILGLGVSGPQVVEGWYGQKFPKPLARTREYVDILRQVWAREAPVHSDGPHYPLPLTGEGTTGLGKNLKPITHPRRADIPVMLGAEGPKNVALAAEICDGWLPIFYSPRIAGMYNEWLDEGFARPGARRTRETFEICATAQVVVTDDRPAVMEMMKPHLALYMGGMGAEDTNFHADVYRRMGYSEVVDDVTKLFRNDRKDEAATVIPDELVDDSAIVGDLAYVQEQIKAWEAAGVTMMVVGARSSDQIRDLAGLV, encoded by the coding sequence GTGAAGCTGGGTCTTCAGTTGGGATATTGGGGTGCGCAGCCGCCCACCAACCACGCGGAACTGGTCGCCACGGCCGAGGAGGTCGGCTTCGACACCGTGTTCACCGCCGAGGCGTGGGGCTCGGATGCCTATACGCCGCTGGCGTGGTGGGGACGCGAGACGACGCGGATGCGGTTGGGCACCTCGGTGATCCAACTCTCCGCCCGCACCCCGACCGCGTGCGCGATGGCGGCGCTGACGCTGGACCATCTGTCCGGCGGTCGCCACATCCTCGGTCTCGGCGTGTCCGGGCCGCAGGTCGTCGAGGGCTGGTACGGGCAGAAGTTCCCCAAGCCGCTGGCCCGCACCCGCGAGTACGTCGACATCCTTCGTCAGGTGTGGGCCCGGGAAGCCCCGGTCCACAGCGACGGCCCGCACTATCCGCTGCCGCTGACCGGCGAGGGCACCACCGGCCTGGGTAAGAACCTCAAACCGATCACGCATCCGCGGCGCGCCGACATCCCGGTGATGCTCGGCGCCGAGGGGCCCAAGAACGTCGCCCTCGCGGCCGAGATCTGTGACGGCTGGCTGCCGATCTTCTACTCGCCGCGCATCGCGGGGATGTACAACGAGTGGCTCGACGAGGGTTTCGCGCGTCCGGGTGCGCGGCGTACCCGGGAGACGTTCGAGATCTGCGCGACCGCGCAGGTCGTCGTCACCGACGATCGCCCGGCGGTCATGGAGATGATGAAGCCGCATCTTGCGCTCTACATGGGCGGGATGGGCGCCGAGGACACCAACTTCCACGCCGATGTCTACCGCCGGATGGGCTATTCCGAGGTCGTCGACGACGTCACCAAGCTCTTCCGCAACGACCGCAAAGACGAGGCAGCCACGGTCATCCCCGACGAGTTGGTCGACGATTCCGCGATCGTGGGCGATCTTGCCTACGTACAGGAGCAGATCAAGGCGTGGGAGGCGGCGGGCGTCACCATGATGGTGGTGGGTGCCCGCTCGTCCGACCAGATCCGCGATCTTGCGGGTCTTGTGTAG
- a CDS encoding acetoacetate decarboxylase family protein encodes MPVQVRTAYQHTAMFVVDADAAQRMVDHSGLQVCRFARGRALVVLMLMRYEDTDLGQYYEYGTNVMVNPPGSTASGLSALQSAGAFVHHLPVDQSFTLEAGRTIWGYPKVLADFTIRKGRSFGFDVSIDGKLAVSMEFQPGLPVPSTFTSSRQVHNTYSHLDGVTRETAGEMLLTGVRYRPGGVKLRLGDHPYAAELASLGLPKRALMSSSAANVDMTFANARVISQ; translated from the coding sequence ATGCCGGTCCAGGTGCGCACCGCCTATCAGCACACCGCGATGTTCGTCGTCGACGCCGACGCGGCGCAGCGGATGGTCGACCACAGCGGCCTGCAGGTGTGTCGGTTCGCCAGAGGGCGCGCGTTGGTGGTGTTGATGCTGATGCGCTACGAGGACACCGACCTCGGCCAGTACTACGAGTACGGCACCAACGTGATGGTCAATCCTCCGGGGTCTACCGCGAGTGGGTTGTCTGCGCTGCAGTCGGCCGGGGCATTCGTCCACCACCTTCCCGTCGACCAGTCCTTCACGCTGGAGGCCGGCCGGACGATCTGGGGCTACCCGAAGGTGCTGGCCGATTTCACCATCCGAAAGGGCCGTTCGTTCGGGTTCGACGTGAGCATCGACGGAAAGCTGGCCGTGAGCATGGAATTCCAGCCCGGCCTGCCGGTGCCGTCGACCTTCACGTCGAGCAGGCAGGTGCACAACACGTACTCGCATCTGGACGGCGTCACCCGCGAAACCGCCGGCGAGATGCTGCTCACCGGGGTGCGCTACCGGCCCGGCGGGGTGAAGCTCCGTCTCGGCGACCACCCCTACGCGGCCGAACTGGCCTCGCTGGGTCTGCCCAAACGCGCGCTGATGTCCAGTTCGGCTGCCAACGTGGACATGACCTTCGCCAACGCCCGCGTGATTTCCCAGTGA
- a CDS encoding cytochrome P450 — protein sequence MTSTSPSVEAGLGAHPDVDLADGRFYADGPAAREAYTWMRANQPVFRDRNGLAAATSHQAVLDAERNPELFSSAGGIRPDQPGMPYMIDMDDPAHLLRRKLVNAGFTRKRVMDRLSSIETLCDTLIDAVCERGECDFVRDIAAPLPMAVIGDMLGVIPDERDMLLKWSDDLVGGLSSHVDEQTVQKLMDTFAAYTAFTMEVIAKRRAEPTDDLFSVLVNSEVEGQRMSDDEIVFETLLILIGGDETTRHTLSGGTEQLLRHRDQWDALVADPDKLPGAIEEMLRWTSPVKNMCRVLTDDTEFHGTELRKDEKIMLMFESANFDESVFGDPENFRIDRNPNNHLAFGFGTHFCLGNQLARLELSRMTTKVLQRLPDLRLAEGADVPLRPANFVSGPEAMPVVFTPTARVLD from the coding sequence ATGACGTCCACGTCCCCGTCTGTCGAAGCCGGTCTCGGTGCCCATCCGGATGTCGACCTCGCTGACGGCCGCTTCTACGCTGACGGCCCCGCGGCACGCGAGGCCTACACGTGGATGCGGGCCAACCAGCCCGTGTTCCGGGACCGCAACGGCCTGGCCGCGGCCACCAGCCACCAGGCGGTGCTCGACGCCGAACGCAACCCGGAACTGTTCTCCAGTGCAGGCGGTATCCGCCCGGATCAGCCCGGCATGCCCTACATGATCGACATGGACGATCCGGCACACCTGTTGCGGCGCAAGCTCGTCAACGCCGGCTTCACCCGTAAGCGAGTGATGGACAGGCTGTCGTCGATCGAGACGCTGTGCGACACCCTGATCGACGCCGTGTGCGAACGCGGTGAATGCGACTTCGTCCGTGACATCGCCGCACCGCTGCCCATGGCGGTGATCGGGGACATGCTGGGCGTCATACCCGACGAGCGCGACATGCTGCTGAAGTGGTCCGATGACCTCGTGGGCGGGCTCAGCTCGCACGTCGACGAGCAGACGGTGCAGAAGCTGATGGACACCTTCGCCGCGTACACCGCGTTCACGATGGAGGTGATCGCCAAGCGGCGCGCCGAGCCGACCGACGACCTGTTCTCCGTTCTGGTGAACTCGGAGGTCGAGGGGCAGCGGATGTCCGACGACGAGATCGTCTTCGAGACGCTGCTGATCCTGATCGGCGGCGACGAGACCACCCGACACACGCTCTCCGGCGGTACCGAGCAGCTGCTGCGGCACCGCGACCAGTGGGACGCGCTGGTCGCGGATCCTGACAAGCTGCCGGGCGCCATCGAGGAGATGCTGCGCTGGACCTCTCCGGTGAAGAACATGTGCAGGGTGCTCACCGACGACACCGAGTTCCACGGAACCGAGCTGCGCAAGGACGAGAAGATCATGCTGATGTTCGAGTCGGCCAACTTCGACGAGAGCGTCTTCGGCGATCCCGAGAACTTCCGGATCGACCGGAATCCGAACAACCACTTGGCGTTCGGATTCGGCACCCACTTCTGTCTGGGCAATCAGCTGGCCCGTCTCGAGCTGTCCCGGATGACCACCAAGGTGCTCCAGCGGCTGCCCGACCTGCGACTGGCCGAGGGCGCGGATGTGCCGCTGCGACCGGCCAACTTCGTCAGCGGTCCCGAGGCCATGCCGGTGGTGTTCACGCCGACGGCGCGGGTGCTGGACTGA
- a CDS encoding crotonase/enoyl-CoA hydratase family protein, translating into MAEPQKGPDALIEQRGHTLILTLNRPEARNALSTEMLSIMVDAWNRVDEDPEIRTCILTGAGGYFCAGMDLKTATKAPPGDSFKSGAFDPTKIEGLLKGRRLTKPLIAAVEGPAIAGGTEILQGTDIRVAGESAKFGISEAKWSLYPMGGSAVRLPRQIPYTIACDLLLTGRHITAAEALQYGLIGYVVPDGTALEKALEIADVINNNGPLAVQAILKTIREAEGMHELDAFKPDTANGIPVFLSDDAKEGPRAFKEKRAPNFQMK; encoded by the coding sequence GTGGCGGAACCCCAGAAGGGCCCCGACGCCCTCATTGAGCAGCGCGGACACACGTTGATCCTGACGCTGAACCGGCCCGAGGCGCGCAACGCACTTTCCACTGAGATGCTCTCGATAATGGTCGATGCGTGGAACCGCGTCGACGAGGATCCCGAGATCCGCACCTGCATCCTGACCGGCGCCGGTGGCTACTTCTGCGCGGGCATGGACCTCAAGACCGCCACCAAGGCGCCGCCCGGGGACTCGTTCAAGAGCGGCGCCTTCGACCCGACCAAGATCGAGGGTCTGCTGAAGGGCCGGCGTCTGACCAAGCCGCTGATCGCGGCCGTCGAGGGTCCCGCGATCGCCGGCGGCACCGAGATCCTGCAGGGCACCGATATCCGCGTCGCCGGAGAGAGCGCGAAGTTCGGCATCTCCGAAGCCAAGTGGAGCCTGTACCCGATGGGCGGGTCCGCGGTGCGACTGCCCCGCCAGATCCCGTACACGATCGCCTGCGACCTGTTGCTGACCGGCCGTCACATCACAGCGGCCGAGGCCCTGCAGTACGGGTTGATCGGCTATGTGGTGCCCGACGGCACGGCGCTGGAGAAGGCCCTCGAGATCGCCGACGTGATCAACAACAACGGTCCGCTGGCCGTGCAGGCCATCCTGAAGACCATCCGCGAGGCCGAGGGCATGCACGAGTTGGACGCGTTCAAGCCCGACACCGCCAACGGCATCCCGGTGTTCCTGTCCGACGACGCCAAGGAGGGCCCGCGGGCCTTCAAGGAGAAGCGCGCCCCGAACTTCCAGATGAAGTAG
- a CDS encoding acyl-CoA synthetase, with protein sequence MALNIADLAEHCIDAVPDRIALIGGDEQLTYAQLEEKANRLAHYLIDQGVKKDDKVGLYCRNRIEIVIAMLGIVKAGAILVNVNFRYVEGELKYLFDNSDMVALVHERRYADRVANVLPETPNVKTILVVEDGTEDSAGDFLQYGGVEFYSALEQGSPERDFGPRSEDDIYLLYTGGTTGFPKGVMWRHEDIYRVLFGGTDFATGEPIADEYDLAKQAAASGPMVRYPIPPMIHGATQSATWMSLFSGQTVVLVPEFDADEVWRTIATHKVNLLFFTGDAMARPLLDALLAHQDAGNEYDLSSLFLLASTAALFSTSIKEKFLELLPNRIITDSIGSSETGFGGTSIVAKGQSHTGGPRVTIDKNTVVLDEDGNEVVPGSGVRGIIAKRGHIPVGYFKDEKKTAETFKTINGVRYAIPGDYAEVEADGSVTMLGRGSVSINSGGEKIYPEEVEAALKGHPDVFDALVVGVPDPRFGQHVAAVVHPREGVRPTLAELDAFVRKEIAGYKVPRSLWYVDEVKRSPAGKPDYRWAKDTTEERPADDVHAKHAGVK encoded by the coding sequence GTGGCCCTGAATATCGCGGATCTTGCCGAACACTGCATCGACGCTGTGCCCGATCGCATCGCCCTCATCGGTGGCGACGAACAGTTGACCTACGCCCAGTTGGAGGAGAAGGCCAACCGGCTGGCCCACTACCTCATCGACCAGGGCGTCAAGAAGGACGACAAGGTCGGCCTGTACTGCCGCAACCGCATCGAGATCGTCATCGCGATGCTCGGCATCGTCAAAGCCGGTGCCATCCTGGTCAACGTCAACTTCCGCTACGTCGAGGGTGAGCTCAAGTACCTCTTCGACAACTCCGACATGGTGGCGTTGGTGCACGAGCGCCGGTACGCCGACCGGGTGGCCAACGTGCTGCCCGAGACACCGAACGTCAAGACCATCCTCGTCGTCGAGGACGGCACAGAAGACTCAGCCGGCGATTTCCTTCAATACGGCGGCGTCGAGTTCTACTCGGCCCTCGAGCAGGGTTCGCCTGAGCGCGACTTCGGCCCGCGCAGCGAGGACGACATCTACCTGCTGTACACCGGCGGCACCACCGGTTTCCCCAAGGGCGTGATGTGGCGCCACGAGGACATCTACCGGGTGTTGTTCGGCGGCACCGACTTTGCCACCGGCGAGCCGATCGCCGACGAGTACGACCTGGCCAAGCAGGCTGCCGCCAGCGGGCCGATGGTCCGGTATCCGATCCCGCCGATGATCCACGGCGCCACCCAGTCCGCCACCTGGATGTCGTTGTTCTCCGGCCAGACCGTGGTGCTGGTGCCCGAGTTCGACGCCGACGAGGTCTGGCGCACCATCGCCACGCACAAGGTGAACCTGCTGTTCTTCACCGGTGACGCGATGGCGCGGCCGCTGCTGGATGCGCTACTGGCCCATCAGGACGCCGGAAACGAATACGACCTGTCGTCGCTGTTCCTGCTCGCGAGCACCGCGGCACTGTTCTCCACCAGCATCAAAGAGAAGTTCCTCGAACTGCTGCCCAACCGGATCATCACCGACTCCATCGGGTCCTCGGAGACCGGCTTCGGCGGCACCAGCATCGTGGCCAAAGGGCAGTCGCACACCGGTGGTCCCCGCGTCACGATCGACAAGAACACCGTCGTCCTCGACGAGGACGGCAACGAGGTGGTTCCGGGTTCGGGTGTGCGCGGCATCATCGCCAAGCGCGGCCACATCCCGGTGGGCTATTTCAAGGACGAGAAGAAGACCGCCGAGACCTTCAAGACGATCAACGGTGTGCGGTATGCGATCCCGGGTGACTACGCCGAGGTCGAGGCCGACGGCAGCGTGACGATGCTGGGCCGCGGTTCGGTGTCGATCAACAGCGGCGGGGAGAAGATCTACCCCGAAGAAGTCGAAGCCGCGCTCAAGGGCCACCCCGATGTGTTCGACGCGCTCGTCGTCGGTGTGCCGGACCCGCGCTTCGGTCAGCATGTCGCCGCGGTAGTGCATCCCAGGGAAGGCGTGCGGCCGACGCTCGCCGAGCTGGATGCCTTCGTGCGCAAGGAGATCGCCGGCTACAAGGTGCCGCGCAGTCTCTGGTACGTCGACGAGGTCAAGCGTTCGCCCGCCGGCAAGCCCGACTACCGCTGGGCCAAGGACACCACCGAAGAGCGGCCGGCCGACGATGTGCACGCCAAACACGCTGGGGTGAAATAG
- a CDS encoding nitronate monooxygenase family protein — protein MRTELCERFGIEYPIFVFTPSEKVAAAVTKAGGLGVLGCVRFNDADDLENVLQWMDANTDGKPYGVDIVMPAKVPTEGTSVDINKLIPQTHRDFVEKTLADLGVPPLPDDEAKSEGVLGWLHSVARSHVEVALRHPIKLIANALGSPPKDVIDQAHEAGVPVAALAGSAKHALRHVENGVDIVVAQGHEAGGHTGEIGSMVLWPEIVDAVAGRASVLAAGGIGTGRQVAAALALGTQGVWMGSAFLTAAEYDLGVRTAGGASVIQEAMLAATSSDTVRRRIYTGKPARLLKSRWTEAWDAEGAPEPLPMPLQNILVSEAHQRMNEAKDPSAVAMPVGQIVGRMNEIRPVADIVAELASGFEEATKRLDGIRED, from the coding sequence ATGAGAACCGAACTCTGCGAGCGCTTCGGCATCGAGTACCCGATCTTCGTCTTCACGCCGTCGGAGAAGGTGGCCGCGGCGGTCACCAAGGCCGGCGGGTTGGGTGTGCTGGGCTGCGTCCGCTTCAACGATGCCGACGACCTCGAGAACGTCCTGCAGTGGATGGATGCCAACACCGACGGTAAGCCGTACGGCGTCGACATCGTGATGCCGGCCAAGGTGCCCACCGAGGGCACCAGCGTCGACATCAACAAGCTCATCCCGCAGACGCACCGCGACTTCGTCGAGAAGACTCTCGCCGACCTCGGGGTACCGCCGCTGCCCGACGACGAAGCGAAGTCCGAAGGTGTTCTCGGATGGCTGCATTCGGTGGCGCGCAGCCACGTCGAGGTGGCGCTGCGGCATCCCATCAAGCTGATCGCCAACGCGCTGGGCTCACCGCCCAAGGACGTCATCGACCAGGCCCACGAGGCAGGCGTCCCGGTGGCCGCTCTGGCGGGCTCGGCCAAACACGCACTGCGCCATGTCGAGAACGGCGTGGACATCGTCGTCGCGCAGGGCCACGAGGCCGGTGGGCACACCGGCGAGATCGGGTCGATGGTCCTGTGGCCGGAGATCGTCGACGCGGTCGCCGGCAGGGCGTCGGTGCTCGCCGCAGGCGGCATCGGTACCGGTCGTCAGGTCGCCGCTGCGCTCGCGCTCGGAACTCAGGGTGTGTGGATGGGGTCGGCATTCCTGACCGCGGCCGAGTACGACCTCGGGGTGCGCACCGCGGGCGGCGCATCGGTGATCCAGGAGGCCATGCTCGCCGCGACATCCAGCGACACGGTGCGCCGGCGGATCTACACCGGAAAGCCTGCGCGGCTGCTGAAGTCGCGCTGGACCGAAGCCTGGGACGCCGAGGGCGCACCCGAGCCGCTGCCGATGCCGCTGCAGAACATCCTGGTCAGCGAGGCCCATCAGCGGATGAACGAGGCGAAGGACCCGAGCGCCGTCGCCATGCCGGTGGGTCAGATCGTCGGCCGGATGAACGAGATCCGTCCGGTCGCCGACATCGTCGCCGAACTGGCCAGCGGCTTCGAGGAAGCAACCAAGCGGCTTGACGGCATCCGCGAGGATTAG
- a CDS encoding DNA alkylation repair protein, whose protein sequence is MPLAEELINESTATALVVAIEAAAPANPLTALRTAATGLGPLPLRGRADLLRDALLADVPGDFATLAAVVRSARDGTAPFSGWMIWPVSTAVADRAVLDGGHRAFDDAMALLADLTGRLTAEFAIRTLLRHDPDRALEIIAAWTTSPDAAIRRLASEGTRPYLPWAVRVPQLGARTAATISILDALYRDPDPVVRRSVANHLNDLSREHADLVVDTARRWLAAPTPDGSTPAVVRHGLRTLVKRGHPVALELLGFPSVTVAIDGPVLEEATVPFGGRLRFSATIGNDGDEPARLAIDYAVHHRKANGGQAAKVFKLTTRTLAPGERVTITKEHSLRPITTRRYYPGLHAVDIRVNGIASTRTDFELLPD, encoded by the coding sequence ATGCCGTTGGCCGAGGAACTGATCAATGAAAGCACCGCAACGGCTCTCGTGGTGGCCATCGAGGCGGCCGCCCCGGCAAACCCCCTGACCGCCCTGCGGACCGCGGCCACCGGGCTGGGGCCGCTGCCGTTGCGCGGGCGTGCCGACCTGCTCCGTGATGCGCTGCTGGCCGATGTCCCTGGTGACTTCGCGACGCTGGCCGCGGTGGTGCGTTCGGCTCGGGACGGTACGGCGCCGTTCAGTGGCTGGATGATCTGGCCGGTGTCGACCGCGGTCGCCGACCGGGCTGTGCTGGACGGCGGTCACCGGGCCTTCGATGACGCGATGGCTCTGCTGGCTGATCTGACCGGACGGTTGACCGCTGAGTTCGCCATCCGGACCCTTCTGCGTCATGACCCCGATCGTGCGCTGGAGATCATCGCGGCGTGGACCACCTCGCCCGATGCGGCGATCCGCAGATTGGCCTCCGAGGGGACCCGGCCGTACCTGCCGTGGGCGGTTCGGGTTCCGCAACTCGGCGCCAGGACCGCCGCCACGATCTCGATCCTCGACGCGCTCTACCGCGACCCCGATCCCGTGGTGCGCCGTTCGGTGGCCAACCACCTCAACGACCTCAGCCGTGAGCATGCCGACCTCGTGGTCGACACCGCGCGGCGCTGGCTCGCGGCCCCGACGCCCGACGGCAGCACACCCGCGGTGGTACGCCACGGGCTTCGCACCCTGGTCAAGCGCGGGCACCCGGTCGCGCTGGAATTGCTCGGGTTCCCCTCGGTCACCGTCGCGATCGACGGACCCGTGCTGGAGGAGGCGACAGTGCCCTTCGGCGGGCGTCTCAGGTTCTCGGCCACCATCGGCAACGATGGTGACGAGCCCGCACGGTTGGCGATCGACTACGCCGTCCACCACCGCAAGGCCAACGGCGGCCAGGCGGCGAAGGTGTTCAAGCTGACCACCCGGACGCTGGCCCCGGGCGAACGGGTCACGATCACCAAGGAACACTCGCTGCGGCCCATCACCACCCGGCGTTACTACCCGGGGTTACACGCCGTCGACATCCGGGTCAACGGAATCGCTTCCACCCGAACCGATTTCGAGCTGCTGCCGGACTAA